A region of the Sphingomonas sp. S2-65 genome:
CGCTGGGGCATAGCCTCGGCCGTGTCGGCCTCTTTCGGCACGATCAAGGCGCTACCTGCGCTCTCCGTGGTAGTGGCGACACTTGGCGAAGTCGCCGGACTTTGATCGCCCGCGCTACACCTGCCGATCATGAACAGCACGCCGAACACCACTGCAACTCCAATGCATCCCCGCCTTCTTGCTTCTTAGGAATCTTCCCTTCCCGGGGGCAGAGGACTCAATAGGAGTCAATTGGCTCGCTGAGGCAAGACTCGGTGCACGAGAGTCCGACTTGGCATGATGCCGACGCCACCACCGCTACAGGACTTTCTCGCGCAGCAACTGGAGGGTGCGGCTGACGGCGCGCACGAACAATAGCGCGCGGCGGGCGGAGAGGTCGAGCAGCTGCCGGTGCACTCCGGCGCGCTGTAGAGGGTAATCACAGTCATCTCCATCTGACCGCCAATTTGGATATATGACGGAGCACATAGGGACCTTCACGGAAGCGGCGGGTCAGATCAGCGATTGATAGACGCCCACACTTGCAAATATCTTTATATTCTAATCGCACGATCCCCACGGCAAGCAGAGCCCTATTTCCTCCAGCGCCCGCACAAGCACACGCCCGCGCTACCCTTGCCCCTATCTAACGTGAGCGGCATTGCTCGGCGGGACGAGCAAGGGATTATCATGGGAACAGTTAGAGCTCTCCAAGAGCGCATCATCGAGATTGCCACGCAAGGAGACGCGGCGTGGTTCGAGAAGCACCCAGACAGCCGCATTCGCATCCGCAATGCTGTTTCAATGGAGTTCAATGAGAATTTGGGCGAGCCGCCCTTGGGCATGTCATGGCGCGCGCTCGTAGTGGAAGCCCAACCTGGGGCTCGGGCACGTCAACCGATTGCTCTTCCCCTTAGCGTGCCCAATGACTCGTTGGATGAGCAGGAACTCTTCGCCTTGTTTATTCAGGCTGCGCCACCTGAGGCGAAGGGCATCATCGATCGCCTACGTCGGATCAAGGTGCCTGCAGAGCCGACGCCGGCGGGCTGAGCCTATGGCAATTAGCGGTCCTCGATCTCTGCAACCGGCCCGCGCGCAGCTGCAATACGCCAGCGCTTGCCCATCGCCGCCAACTGATCGTTCATCCATACAAGCGGCGGCAGTTCGCGGCCGCTCAGAATATCGGGGTCACCGCTACCCTCAAAGTCGAAGATATAATCAGCAACGAGCTGCCTGATAACGGCGCTATAGTCCTCTGTTTCCAGACCATCCACCTCTGCTGAAGGAGGAGGATTCTCAGCCAACTGCCGCAGTTCGTCGAGCTTGCGGTCGCGATCGGCGATCTGGTCATCCTTGAGCTTTAGTCGCTCGCCTAGAGTGTCCAGCCGGGCTGCGAATGCCCACCGTGCTGCGGCGTAGGCGGCGCCAAATGCGAGCGCGAGCACGATCAGGAACACGAATGGAGCCTGACCCATGACGCCCCATTGCCTCTCGAGGTAGGATAGCAGACCCATAGTCCGTTCTTACCCGAAGTCCGAAGAACAGCATATCGAGGCCTCGCGATCTCCGGTCGCGGACGCGGCTTCATTGAAGATACTGATTTCACACACCAAACCTGGTCAGCCTGGTTAATCCCTCGGCTTAAGCCGGGTCTTGGTTGTGCGCCTTATCCCCTTTTGACCCGCTGCCGAAGGATCTGCGGGTACTTCAGGCATGGGTGCCCGCAGATCTGCAGTATGGTACCGGTGAAGGTGCCATTTCACCGCTCCGCCCGTGAGGAAACGTCATGCGAAAGATCATGAAAGTCGTTCTCGCTGGCGCCGCATTGTTGGCTGCTCCCACCGTAACCGCTCGCGACAACCCCGATGCTCAGTTGCAGAAGCTGCTAGCCCGTCGGGTTGCCGGCGAGCCGGTGAGTTGCATCGACGCGGGCCGCGCCACCTCCACCGCGATCATCGATGGCAGGGCGATCGTGTATCGCCTGGGCAGCAAGCTCTACGTCAACGTGCCGCGCTCCTACCCGCAGTCGCTGCGCAACGACGACATATTGGTGACGCGGACCTTCAGCTTTCAGCTTTGCAACACCGACACCGTGAACATTGGTCGACCGGTTCTCTGGCTTCCCCGGCGGCCGACCTTCCCGGGCAAGTTCGTGCCATACACCAAGCCGAAGCAGGCGCTATAAAGGCGACAGGATCGGTTGCAGATAGCTCCCAGTCCGGCTCTGCGCGCAGCCTGCAGTGAAGGGGCAAAGACGCGTAGGCGGGTGCCTTGGTAATGCTTACTGATCAAAGTGAGGAAGTGGAACGCCTACTCCAGCCGGTGCTTCTTCAAGCGATTGAAGGAGCTTATCATGACCCACTTTCCAAAGCCGCCCTTTCCCGAGCAGCCGCAGCCGATTCCTGGAAGCACAGCCGCCATGGACCCTAAGCCTGATCACGGGGAGGAAAGCTACCGCGGCTCAGGAAGGCTGACGGGGAAGAAGGCCGTCATCACGGGCGGGGATAGCGGCATCGGACGGGCTGTGGCTATCGCCTTCGCTCGTGAGGGCGCTGACGTTCTCATTGCCTATTTGAGTGAGGATCAGGATGCTGAGGATACGGCTCGGCTGATACAGGAGGCGGGGCAAGAGGCTGTGCTGGTGCCAGGCGACATACAGGATGCCGCTCACTGTCGCGCGATCATCGCCAAGGCAGTTGCAGAGTTCGGACGCATCGACATTCTCGTCAACAATGCGGCTCACCAGCAAACGTTCGATGACGTTTCAGAAATCTCCGATGAGGAGTGGGAGATCACCTTCCGCACTAACATCCACGCGATGTTCTATCTGACGAAAGCGGCGACGCCCCACATGGGCGAAGGCTCAGCGATCATCAATACAAGTTCGGTCAATGCCGACACGCCCAGCCCTCAGCTTCTTGCATACGCCACAACCAAGGGGGCTATTCAAAACTTCACCGGAGGCCTCGCTCAGCTACTGGCTGAGAAAGGGATTCGAGTTAATTGCGTTGCACCGGGGCCGATCTGGACTCCACTGATTCCGTCAACGATGCCTTCGGAGAAGGTCAAGACCTTCGGCGAGCAGGTGCCAATGAAGCGTCCAGGACAGCCGCGAGAGCTTGCACCGGTTTACGTCATGCTGGCGAGTGACGAGGCAAGCTATGTCTCGGGCGCCACGGTAGCAGTAACTGGCGGAAAGCCGATCATCTGACCTCATGGCGAGGCGATCGGGTCGACGGGAAGGGCTGAGCTCTATGTTCAGCCCTTAGAAAAGAGATAAGTTTGCAGGCGTCGCAGAGAGGACGAGCGGCGCTGGCGCGGCATTCAAAGCGCGCCGGCAGATTCTCTTCTACATACGCGGTCACAATAGAGCCCTTCCGAAATACGGGCGCTCGCGCCGGTCATGAAGAAGCCTGCGATGAGCATCAGAGCCAAGGCGCCGACTCCGCCGGCGGTGCCGATTACGCCGTTTTCATCCATTTGACCCGTTAGGCGGATTCCAGCGATCAGGCGCAAGGGTGATAAGGGCTTCGATGCGACCGTGTTGATCAATCCGCCGGGCCGCCTGATTGATGCTCTTCATCGAAAGATTTGGCGATTATATAGTTTGCAAACACAACAGCGGTAGGCGGGCCACCTCGGCTGAAACATACCAGAAATTGATCTGGATTAGTCTAAGGGATAGCCGAAGAAACTCCAAAGCCACGTTTCTGCGTGGATCGTGCCGCTCTTCGCGAAGTGCTGGAAAGGGCGCGTCGCGCCAGAGAGCGAAGCGTCGAGCTAATCAAGAAATCCCGCCGCCAGAGAGGCGAGACAAGCGACGATCAATCTTCTGACTGAACGGGCACAGGCTTATGCCTCGCCACCTTCGTTAGCAGCTCATCCCATCGCGCGTCGTCCTTATCGGCCTCTACCTCGCGGGCGAGTTCCTTGAACTTGTCGGATTGAGTTTTGGGCTCGTCGCTCAATGGAGCCCCCGCCAATGCTGAAAGCGCTGCATGCTATCGCGGAACCGCACGGGATAGATTGCGCATCGTGCGTCCAGTCGTAGCGAGACAACAGCTTGCAGCTCTCGCATGAACGACCGGTTACAATGCCTGATGCGGTTGGATCGGAACGCGGGGAACTGGGGCGTTTGCTGCCACGACCCCGCCCGGTTTGCAGGCGGGGTCCTGACGCTCAGCCGTTCAGCCGGTCCTTCACGGCCTTCGCTGGAGTGAATCCGAGCTTCTTAGAAGCCGCAATCTGGATGGTCTCGCCGGTGGAGGGGTTGCGGCCCTCACGTGCAGCACTGTCCTTCACCTTGAACTTGCCAAAGCCGTTGATGGCGGTCTCGTCGCCGTTAGCGGCGGCGTCGGCGATGGCGGCAAACACACCATCGACGATCTTGCGGGCATCAGCCTTGCTGAGGCTGTTGGTGTCGGCGATGCGTTCAGCGAGGTCAGCGTTGTTCATGTGGTACTCTCTCGTTGTGGAGAGTGGTTCATAACCGCAGATACCGCAGCTTTGCCATCGATCATGCCGTAGATGGTGTCGGCCCATTCCTGGAGCATGCGCCGGCGCGGCGTGATGTAGAGCGCGCTGTTATAGGCACCGCGCACCTCATCGCGTTCGGCGTGGGCGAGCGCCAGTTCGATCCAGTCGGGGCGGTAGTGCTCAGCTTCATTGGCCCAGGTGGAGGCTAGCCCGCGGAAGCCATGCACCGTCTGACGGCCGCGATAGCCCATTCGATAGCAGCCATAGATCATGGTGTTCTGCGAGATGGGTTGTCCCAACTTGTCGCCCGGAAACACAAAGCTGCTGCTACTGTGCTCCCGCAGGGCGATCAGCAGTGCCGCTGCTTGTGTGGATAGTGGCACGAGATGCTCCCGCTCCATCTTCATCCGTTCTGCCCGCACGCGCCAAAGCGGCTCCGCGGTGTCTAATCCCTCGAATTCGTCCCAGGTCGCAAGACGCGTCTCGCTAGTGCGTGCCCAGGTCAGGAGGCTGAACAATAGCGCAGCGCGGGTGATCGCCCGCCGACGCGGGTTCTCTTCGCCGTCATAGCGGTCGATCGCGCGGATTAGATCGGGCAGCTCCCGGAGACCAATGCGTGGCATGTGTCGCGTACGCGGCTTAGGCTTGAGCAGATCGCTAAGGTAGGCCGCGGGGTCCTGATCGGCCCAGCCTTGAGGAATCGCGAAGCGGTAGATCTGACTGACATGCTGCTTGATGCGCCGGCTGACATCGAGCGCGCCGCGCGCTTCAACCGATCGGACCATCGCCAGAACGTCAGCGCTGGTGATCGCACGTAAGTCGCGGCTGCCGAGGGCTGGGAAGGCGTCGCGCTCGAGCCTGGTAAGCAGACGCGAGGCATGGCCAGCGTCCAGGGAAGCGATGCGGTTCTTGTGCCACGCCCGCGCGGCCTGCTCGAAGGTCGTGACCGGCGTCACTGGAGCTTTGGCTCCGGGATCCCTTCCCTGCCCCAGCGCTACCTTTGCCTCGGCGCGGCGCAGCCGCGCCTCTGCCAGGCTGAGCTCGGGATAGCGGCCAAGCGCGAGAAGCTTCTCCTTGCCATCGAAGCGATATTTGAGACGCCACAGCTTCGACCCATTAGGTCGGACCAGGAGGTAGAGCCCGCCGCTGTCGGCAAGCTTATAGTCCTTGGCGCGCTTGGTGGCGTAGCGAGCTTCGAGTTCCTTGAGGGCCATTTGGGGGTACTCCGCAGCTGGTCTGCGCAATTACCCCAGAAAATACCCCCAAATGCAAATCGACGTAGTGGCACTCGGAGGCATCCGGCGAGATGCTGCGGGGCGCTGCGACTCGCATCCAAGCCACGGGAAACAGGCACAAAAAACCCGCCTCAGGATTTCCTGAGACGGCTTGGTTGCTTGTGTGTTGGTTGCGGGGACAGGATTTGAACCTGTGACCTTCAGGTTATGAGCCTGACGAGCTACCGGGCTGCTCCACCCCGCGACAATTGCGATATCGGTTCAGGATACGAACGGAAGGCGAGCCTTCCGCAAGGCCGACTGGCCGTCGCGCCTTATTGGCGCGGTAGCCTAAAGCCGCGGATGCGGCTGCCGGCGCCTGAGGCCAACGAACAAAGTGGATGGGTTTTTTCCGTGCTGTTTTTCTGGGGGACAC
Encoded here:
- a CDS encoding SDR family oxidoreductase is translated as MTHFPKPPFPEQPQPIPGSTAAMDPKPDHGEESYRGSGRLTGKKAVITGGDSGIGRAVAIAFAREGADVLIAYLSEDQDAEDTARLIQEAGQEAVLVPGDIQDAAHCRAIIAKAVAEFGRIDILVNNAAHQQTFDDVSEISDEEWEITFRTNIHAMFYLTKAATPHMGEGSAIINTSSVNADTPSPQLLAYATTKGAIQNFTGGLAQLLAEKGIRVNCVAPGPIWTPLIPSTMPSEKVKTFGEQVPMKRPGQPRELAPVYVMLASDEASYVSGATVAVTGGKPII
- a CDS encoding HU family DNA-binding protein — its product is MNNADLAERIADTNSLSKADARKIVDGVFAAIADAAANGDETAINGFGKFKVKDSAAREGRNPSTGETIQIAASKKLGFTPAKAVKDRLNG
- a CDS encoding tyrosine-type recombinase/integrase is translated as MALKELEARYATKRAKDYKLADSGGLYLLVRPNGSKLWRLKYRFDGKEKLLALGRYPELSLAEARLRRAEAKVALGQGRDPGAKAPVTPVTTFEQAARAWHKNRIASLDAGHASRLLTRLERDAFPALGSRDLRAITSADVLAMVRSVEARGALDVSRRIKQHVSQIYRFAIPQGWADQDPAAYLSDLLKPKPRTRHMPRIGLRELPDLIRAIDRYDGEENPRRRAITRAALLFSLLTWARTSETRLATWDEFEGLDTAEPLWRVRAERMKMEREHLVPLSTQAAALLIALREHSSSSFVFPGDKLGQPISQNTMIYGCYRMGYRGRQTVHGFRGLASTWANEAEHYRPDWIELALAHAERDEVRGAYNSALYITPRRRMLQEWADTIYGMIDGKAAVSAVMNHSPQRESTT